Proteins encoded in a region of the Campylobacter geochelonis genome:
- the iadA gene encoding beta-aspartyl-peptidase translates to MLLIKNTNVYTPKFIGKKDIFICNGKIACIDDSISINLPNLEVIDAKGAVAIPGLIDKHIHITGGGGEGGFKTKVPELMLSSLIKGGITTVVGLLGTDSTTRSVENLVAKSYAFREEDISCYAHTGAYKTPVPTITGDILKDIVFIEPIIGIKLAISDHRSSSVTKNKLAKIASAGRVAGMLSGKSGHTTLHVGDGKKGLEIIYEVLNEYDTPITFFQPTHVNRNKELFKQAMQFAKDGGYIDLTCYGGERAPRYMVKKMIEENISLEKVTMSSDGYGSYSSYDKDGKLLKMGVSSVEAIYDELVNFIKDGFSLQDALPFVTTNVARSIGLAHKKGQIYPNFDADLLILSKDFSIDYVIANGKILKDNKGYIKKGTYENI, encoded by the coding sequence ATGCTGCTGATTAAAAATACAAATGTGTATACGCCTAAATTTATAGGTAAAAAAGATATCTTTATTTGTAACGGCAAAATCGCTTGCATAGATGATAGTATATCTATAAATTTACCAAATTTAGAAGTGATTGATGCAAAAGGCGCTGTTGCGATACCGGGGCTTATAGATAAGCACATTCACATCACAGGTGGCGGTGGTGAGGGTGGTTTTAAAACAAAAGTTCCAGAACTTATGCTTTCATCTTTAATTAAAGGTGGCATAACCACAGTTGTGGGGCTTCTTGGGACTGATAGCACGACAAGAAGTGTTGAAAATTTAGTCGCTAAGTCTTATGCGTTTCGCGAAGAGGACATCTCATGTTACGCACACACAGGCGCTTATAAAACTCCAGTACCAACGATAACTGGCGATATTTTAAAAGATATAGTTTTTATCGAGCCTATTATCGGAATAAAACTTGCCATTTCAGATCATCGCTCATCTTCGGTTACTAAAAACAAATTAGCCAAAATCGCTTCAGCCGGAAGAGTCGCTGGCATGTTAAGTGGCAAGTCTGGGCATACAACGCTTCATGTTGGCGATGGCAAAAAAGGACTTGAGATAATCTATGAAGTCTTAAACGAATACGACACGCCGATTACCTTTTTTCAGCCAACGCACGTAAATCGAAACAAAGAGCTTTTTAAGCAAGCCATGCAGTTTGCAAAAGATGGTGGATATATCGACTTAACCTGCTATGGTGGTGAACGAGCGCCAAGATATATGGTTAAAAAGATGATAGAAGAAAATATCTCATTAGAAAAAGTAACTATGAGTTCAGATGGTTATGGAAGTTACTCAAGTTATGATAAAGATGGAAAGCTACTTAAAATGGGTGTTTCAAGCGTAGAAGCGATTTATGACGAACTTGTAAATTTTATAAAAGATGGCTTTAGCTTGCAAGATGCCTTGCCATTTGTAACAACAAATGTGGCTAGAAGTATAGGTTTAGCTCATAAAAAAGGTCAAATTTATCCAAATTTTGATGCAGATTTACTTATACTAAGCAAGGATTTTAGCATAGATTATGTCATAGCAAATGGCAAAATTCTAAAAGATAATAAAGGCTATATCAAAAAAGGAACTTATGAGAATATTTAA
- the rpsL gene encoding 30S ribosomal protein S12: MPTINQLVRKERKKVIEKSKSPALKNCPQRRGVCTRVYTTTPKKPNSALRKVAKVRLTSGFEVISYIGGEGHNLQEHSIVLVRGGRVKDLPGVKYHIVRGALDTAGVAKRTVSRSKYGAKRPKK; encoded by the coding sequence GTGCCAACCATAAATCAATTGGTTCGAAAAGAGCGTAAAAAAGTGATTGAAAAATCAAAATCACCAGCGCTAAAAAATTGTCCTCAAAGAAGAGGAGTTTGTACGAGAGTTTATACAACTACTCCTAAAAAACCAAACTCAGCTTTGAGAAAAGTTGCCAAAGTAAGGCTAACAAGCGGATTTGAAGTTATTAGCTATATCGGCGGCGAAGGTCACAACCTGCAAGAACACAGCATTGTTCTAGTTCGTGGCGGAAGAGTAAAAGACTTACCAGGTGTTAAATACCACATCGTTCGTGGCGCGCTTGATACTGCTGGCGTTGCAAAAAGAACAGTTTCAAGATCTAAATACGGTGCTAAACGCCCTAAAAAATAG
- the rpsG gene encoding 30S ribosomal protein S7 translates to MRRRKAPVREVMPDPIYGNKIITKFINALMYDGKKSVATEIMYGALDLIDKKGGETKGIDVFNDAIDNVKPVMEVKSRRVGGATYQVPIEVRPARQQALAIRWIIGFARKRSERTMIERLAYELMDAANSKGSSFKKKEDTYKMAEANKAFAHYRW, encoded by the coding sequence ATGAGAAGAAGAAAAGCTCCCGTCAGGGAAGTTATGCCAGATCCAATTTATGGTAACAAAATAATCACTAAATTTATTAATGCTCTTATGTATGATGGTAAAAAAAGTGTCGCAACTGAAATCATGTATGGTGCACTTGATTTAATCGATAAAAAAGGTGGCGAGACCAAAGGTATCGATGTTTTTAACGATGCGATAGATAATGTAAAACCAGTTATGGAAGTTAAATCTCGCCGTGTAGGTGGTGCGACTTATCAAGTTCCAATCGAAGTTCGCCCAGCTCGTCAACAAGCTCTTGCGATTCGTTGGATTATCGGTTTTGCTAGAAAAAGAAGCGAAAGAACTATGATAGAAAGACTTGCATACGAGCTTATGGATGCTGCAAATTCAAAAGGTTCTTCATTTAAGAAAAAAGAAGACACCTATAAAATGGCTGAGGCAAATAAAGCATTTGCTCATTATCGCTGGTAA
- the fusA gene encoding elongation factor G gives MARKTPLHMVRNIGIAAHIDAGKTTTSERILFFTGMSHKIGEVHDGAATMDWMEQEKERGITITSAATTCFWKDHQINLIDTPGHVDFTIEVERSMRVLDGAVSVFCSVGGVQPQSETVWRQANKYKVPRIVFVNKMDRVGANFFNVEQQIRDRLKANPVPIQIPIGAEDTFKGVVDLVTMKAYMWEDENKPTDYTVREIPADLLEKAQEYREKMIEAVSETSDELMEKFFGGEELSEEEIKAGIKAGCLGLTITPMLCGTAFKNKGVQPLLDAVVAYLPAPDEVPDIRGEYEDGTEVAVKSTDEGEFAGLGFKIMTDPFVGQLTFVRVYRGVLESGSYVYNTVKGKKERIGRLLRMHSNKREEIKELYAGEIGAVVGLKDTLTGDTLASEKDRVILERMEFPDPVISVAVEPKTKADQEKMGIALQKLAQEDPSFRVTTDEESGQTIISGMGELHLEIIVDRMLREFKVDAEVGQPQVAYRETIRKSVEQEYKYAKQSGGRGQYGHVYLRLEPLEPGSGYQFVNDIKGGAIPKEYIPAVDKGCQEAMQGGVLAGYPVEDVKVTLYDGSYHDVDSSEMAFKLAASMGFKEGARKAGAVILEPIMKVEVETPEDYMGDVIGDLNKRRGQVNNMSERGGNKIIDAFCPLSEMFGYSTDLRSQTQGRATYSMEFDHYDEVPKNVAEEIIKKRNG, from the coding sequence ATGGCAAGAAAAACACCTTTGCACATGGTCAGAAACATAGGAATCGCTGCACATATCGACGCTGGAAAGACTACAACATCTGAAAGAATACTTTTCTTTACAGGTATGAGTCATAAAATCGGCGAAGTTCATGATGGCGCGGCTACTATGGACTGGATGGAGCAAGAAAAAGAGCGTGGTATTACTATCACATCTGCTGCTACAACTTGTTTTTGGAAAGATCACCAAATCAACCTAATAGACACCCCGGGCCACGTTGACTTCACTATCGAAGTTGAACGTTCTATGCGTGTTCTTGATGGTGCTGTTTCGGTATTTTGTTCAGTTGGTGGCGTTCAACCACAAAGTGAGACTGTATGGAGACAAGCAAATAAATATAAAGTTCCAAGAATTGTATTCGTAAACAAAATGGACAGAGTTGGTGCAAATTTCTTTAATGTTGAACAACAAATTAGAGATAGATTAAAAGCTAATCCAGTTCCAATCCAAATTCCAATTGGCGCAGAAGACACATTTAAAGGCGTAGTTGACTTAGTTACAATGAAAGCTTATATGTGGGAAGATGAGAACAAACCAACAGATTACACTGTAAGAGAAATTCCAGCTGATTTACTTGAAAAAGCACAAGAGTATCGTGAGAAGATGATTGAAGCTGTTAGCGAGACAAGCGATGAGTTGATGGAAAAATTCTTTGGTGGCGAAGAGCTAAGCGAAGAAGAAATCAAAGCTGGTATAAAAGCAGGATGTTTGGGTTTAACAATCACTCCTATGCTTTGTGGAACAGCATTTAAAAACAAGGGTGTTCAACCGCTTCTTGATGCTGTTGTAGCGTATTTGCCGGCTCCAGATGAAGTTCCAGATATCCGTGGCGAGTATGAAGATGGCACAGAAGTTGCCGTTAAATCAACCGATGAGGGCGAGTTTGCTGGTCTTGGGTTTAAGATTATGACAGATCCATTTGTTGGTCAGCTTACATTCGTGCGCGTTTATCGTGGTGTTTTAGAAAGCGGAAGCTATGTTTATAACACAGTTAAAGGCAAAAAAGAGAGAATCGGTAGACTTCTTAGAATGCACTCAAACAAAAGAGAAGAAATTAAAGAACTTTATGCCGGTGAAATCGGCGCTGTAGTTGGTCTAAAAGACACACTTACAGGTGATACCTTAGCTAGTGAAAAAGATAGAGTAATTCTTGAAAGAATGGAATTCCCAGATCCAGTTATTAGCGTTGCGGTTGAACCAAAAACAAAAGCAGATCAAGAAAAAATGGGTATAGCATTGCAAAAACTTGCTCAAGAAGATCCAAGCTTTAGAGTTACAACTGATGAAGAGAGCGGTCAAACTATCATTTCAGGAATGGGCGAGCTTCACCTTGAGATTATCGTTGATCGTATGCTTAGAGAGTTTAAAGTTGATGCTGAGGTTGGACAACCACAAGTTGCTTATCGTGAGACAATTAGAAAATCTGTCGAACAAGAGTACAAATACGCTAAACAATCAGGCGGTCGCGGACAATACGGACATGTTTATCTTCGCCTTGAGCCACTTGAGCCAGGTAGTGGATATCAGTTTGTTAATGATATCAAAGGCGGTGCGATTCCAAAAGAATACATCCCAGCTGTTGATAAAGGTTGTCAAGAAGCTATGCAAGGCGGTGTTTTGGCTGGTTATCCAGTTGAAGATGTTAAAGTTACACTTTATGATGGAAGCTATCATGATGTTGACTCATCTGAGATGGCGTTTAAACTTGCTGCTTCTATGGGCTTTAAAGAGGGCGCTAGAAAAGCAGGTGCGGTTATACTTGAGCCGATTATGAAAGTTGAAGTTGAAACTCCAGAGGATTATATGGGCGATGTAATTGGTGATCTTAACAAACGTCGCGGTCAAGTAAATAACATGAGCGAGCGTGGTGGAAACAAAATCATCGATGCGTTCTGCCCACTTTCAGAGATGTTTGGTTACTCTACAGACCTTCGTTCTCAAACTCAAGGTCGTGCGACTTACTCTATGGAATTTGATCACTACGATGAAGTTCCAAAAAATGTTGCCGAAGAGATTATTAAGAAAAGAAACGGCTAA
- a CDS encoding tyrosine-type recombinase/integrase: protein MKQNNTPIRSQVGFKNTPDLFLKNFELSFGIKKYKENIAKNLKLECIRNASGRTVRTFYAVDGSVIKKIGKVGEISFKDALKKVEEFKTDGGKASRANPSFKDVYCEYIRLKCPDFSENTLKKKNVIFRKFKKIENKPIKTIILSDIVEICDKYTSKTAMLTHIWGLANLILQFAVDSGIIAQNPLTGRKVGGRYNIKKTIGHGYLDPHKPQNLIALIKYIKNNKLSLGVKNALKMGLITGLRSKNIRTLKKNQLKKNDNGEFYLEFAADETKARKIQHLGIPSRLAAWLHSLETQNDLFFPNSFGGELSENTLSKALNGFEIYEMHEGGNFVFHSLRKVLSTFANEYGNSYIKGVSVERVLFHDPQTGVAKIYNKATNILETKRVLEWWLDYLNVASNVDILGV, encoded by the coding sequence ATGAAACAAAATAATACTCCAATACGAAGTCAGGTGGGCTTTAAAAACACCCCAGACCTATTTTTAAAAAATTTCGAGTTGTCATTCGGCATAAAAAAATATAAGGAAAATATAGCTAAAAATTTAAAGCTAGAATGCATAAGAAATGCTAGTGGACGCACTGTTAGGACGTTCTACGCAGTGGACGGCTCTGTGATAAAAAAAATAGGAAAAGTTGGTGAAATAAGCTTTAAAGACGCGTTAAAAAAAGTTGAAGAATTTAAAACAGATGGCGGAAAAGCTTCTCGAGCAAACCCAAGTTTTAAGGACGTTTATTGTGAATATATACGATTAAAATGTCCCGACTTCAGCGAAAATACGCTAAAGAAAAAAAACGTAATATTTAGAAAATTTAAAAAAATTGAAAATAAACCAATAAAAACTATAATTCTTTCGGATATAGTAGAAATTTGCGATAAATACACATCTAAAACGGCAATGCTTACCCATATTTGGGGTTTGGCAAATTTAATTTTACAGTTTGCTGTGGACAGTGGCATCATCGCTCAAAACCCCCTTACAGGGCGCAAGGTAGGGGGCAGGTACAACATCAAGAAAACAATAGGACACGGGTATCTTGACCCGCACAAGCCCCAAAATTTGATTGCGTTAATTAAATATATTAAAAACAACAAATTGTCTTTGGGTGTCAAAAATGCCCTTAAAATGGGGCTTATAACGGGTTTGAGAAGTAAAAACATCAGAACGCTCAAGAAAAACCAATTGAAAAAAAACGATAACGGCGAATTTTATCTTGAATTTGCTGCCGACGAAACAAAAGCGCGAAAAATTCAGCATTTGGGCATCCCGTCTAGGCTTGCTGCGTGGTTGCATTCGTTAGAAACTCAAAATGACCTATTTTTTCCAAACTCGTTTGGCGGCGAGCTGTCAGAAAACACGTTGTCTAAGGCATTAAACGGCTTTGAAATTTACGAAATGCATGAGGGAGGAAATTTTGTTTTTCATTCGTTGAGAAAAGTGTTATCTACTTTTGCGAATGAATACGGAAATAGCTATATAAAGGGCGTTTCGGTAGAACGAGTACTTTTCCACGACCCCCAAACGGGGGTTGCAAAAATTTATAACAAAGCAACAAATATTTTGGAAACCAAAAGGGTCTTAGAATGGTGGCTTGACTATCTTAATGTAGCTTCTAATGTCGATATTTTGGGGGTTTGA
- a CDS encoding GyrI-like domain-containing protein yields the protein MKQVQIKFDKFITGFVVKTNNHDEICYKNAQIPKLWKKFFDSKLVEISDIYYGVYYNYADRDFGDYDILVGVNLTNLDDKFDNVLIENGKYLCFEANGESAKITPMLWQEIWTFFQDCSFKRAYKTDFEKHSKNKVEVYISIL from the coding sequence ATGAAACAAGTTCAAATTAAATTTGATAAATTTATCACTGGTTTTGTAGTTAAAACAAACAATCATGATGAGATTTGTTATAAAAATGCACAAATTCCAAAGCTTTGGAAAAAGTTTTTTGATAGTAAGCTAGTAGAAATTTCAGATATTTACTATGGAGTTTATTATAATTATGCCGATAGAGACTTTGGTGATTATGACATTTTAGTTGGAGTAAATTTAACAAATTTAGATGATAAATTTGACAATGTTTTGATAGAAAATGGAAAATATCTATGCTTTGAAGCCAATGGAGAGTCTGCAAAAATAACTCCAATGCTTTGGCAAGAAATTTGGACTTTCTTTCAGGATTGCAGTTTCAAAAGGGCTTATAAAACAGATTTTGAAAAGCATAGTAAAAATAAGGTGGAAGTCTATATTTCTATTTTATAA
- the rpoC gene encoding DNA-directed RNA polymerase subunit beta' — MSEMNPIEIREDERPHDFDAVQVKLASPEEIRSWSRGEVKKPETINYRTLKPERDGLFCAKIFGPIRDYECLCGKYKKMRFKGHKCEKCGVEITSSKVRRSRMGHIELVTPVAHIWYVNSLPSRIGTLLDVKMKDLERVLYYEAYIVDNPGEAYYDNENSKKVQKYEVLNEEQYQMLYNRYYDTGFNAKMGGEIIRDMLEELDLVAILEQLKSEMDSTNSEAKKKNIVKRLKVIESFVASGNRPEWMMITALPVLPADLRPLVSLDGGKFAVSDVNDLYRRVINRNTRLKRLMELDAPEIIIRNEKRMLQESVDALFDNGRRANAVKGANKRPLKSLSEIIKGKQGRFRQNLLGKRVDFSGRSVIVVGPNLRMDQCGLPKTMALELFKPHLIARLQEKGYATTVKQSKKMIDDKVNEVWECLEEVVKDYPVMLNRAPTLHKMSIQAFHPTLVEGKAIRLHPLVCAAFNADFDGDQMAVHVPLSQEAIAECKVLMLSSMNILLPASGKAVSVPSQDMVLGIYYLSLEKENARGTNKIFASVEEVMMAVEARFLDVHAKIKTMVEGRTIFTTAGRLIIKSIIPDFIPDNVWNKIMKKKDIANLVDQVYKIGGFEITARFLDNLKNLGFESATKAGISISVADIIVPKSKHKYIAEAKKKVREIQNQYGIGLLTDSERYNKIVDIWTDTSAQVASEMMKLIKNDKDGFNSIYMMADSGARGSSAQIRQLAGMRGLMAKPDGSIIETPITSNFREGLNVLEYFISTHGARKGLADTALKTANAGYLTRKLIDVAQNVKVTIHDCGTHEGIEISEITVNGDLVETLEDRITGRVLSDDVIDPITNEILFTQGTLIDEIKAKEIVDAGIKSVSIRTPITCKAPKGVCSKCYGINLGEGKLVKPGEAVGIISAQSIGEPGTQLTLRTFHIGGTASTEQQDRQIVAKKEGFVRYYNLSTYENKGKRIVSNRRNAAILIVEPKIKAPFTGTLSIEMAHEDIILVVKSKKEEARYTLRKHNLAKPNELAGVSGKIEGKFYLPYANEQEVIENESIVEVIKEGWNVPGRIPYASEIKIADGEPVSQIIKSGAKGILKFFILKGDYLERLKGIKKGHIVDEKGLFVVIADDIGREAIRYYIPRKSVIQFNDNDKVDTNSVIAKPVNDEKEVIAEWDPYSTPIISEGAGIVSFEDIEPGYSATEQYDEATGQSRLVINEYLSQGIKPTISIATDDGKLIKYQIDPKTAIFVADGQRVELADTLAKTPKAVAKSKDITGGLPRVSELFEARRPKNIAVIAEIDGIVRFDKPLRSKERIIIESANGTTAEYLIDKTRQIQVRDGEFIHAGEKLTDGLISSHDVLRILGEKALHYYLISEIQQVYRSQGVAISDKHIEIIVSQMLRQVKILDSGNTNFITGDLVSRRKFREENERIMRIGGEPAIAEPVLLGVTRAAIGSDSVISAASFQETTKVLTEASISGKFDYLEDLKENVILGRMIPVGTGLYKNQKIKIKAQE, encoded by the coding sequence ATGAGTGAAATGAATCCAATTGAAATAAGAGAAGATGAAAGACCACATGATTTTGATGCTGTTCAGGTAAAATTAGCTAGCCCTGAAGAGATAAGATCATGGAGTCGTGGTGAAGTAAAAAAACCAGAAACTATCAACTATAGAACTTTAAAGCCTGAAAGAGATGGGCTTTTCTGCGCTAAAATTTTTGGACCAATTCGAGATTATGAGTGCCTTTGTGGAAAGTATAAAAAAATGCGTTTTAAAGGCCATAAATGCGAAAAATGTGGCGTTGAGATAACTAGCTCAAAAGTTCGCCGTTCTCGCATGGGTCACATCGAACTTGTAACGCCAGTAGCGCACATTTGGTATGTAAATTCGCTTCCATCAAGAATCGGCACTCTTTTAGATGTTAAGATGAAAGATTTAGAGCGCGTACTTTACTATGAAGCATATATCGTTGATAATCCAGGCGAAGCATATTATGATAATGAAAACTCAAAAAAAGTTCAAAAGTATGAAGTGTTAAACGAAGAGCAGTATCAAATGCTTTATAACCGCTACTATGACACTGGCTTTAATGCAAAAATGGGTGGCGAGATTATAAGAGATATGCTTGAAGAGCTTGATTTAGTAGCTATTTTAGAGCAACTAAAATCAGAAATGGATAGCACAAATTCAGAAGCTAAGAAGAAAAATATCGTAAAAAGACTAAAAGTAATCGAAAGTTTTGTCGCTTCAGGAAACAGACCAGAGTGGATGATGATAACAGCACTTCCTGTTTTACCGGCTGATTTACGTCCGCTTGTTAGCCTAGATGGTGGTAAATTTGCGGTTTCTGATGTAAATGATTTATATAGAAGAGTGATAAACAGAAACACAAGACTAAAACGCCTTATGGAGCTTGATGCGCCTGAAATTATCATAAGAAATGAAAAAAGAATGCTTCAAGAATCAGTTGATGCTCTTTTTGACAATGGCCGTAGAGCAAACGCTGTAAAAGGCGCTAACAAACGTCCACTTAAATCTTTAAGCGAGATTATAAAAGGTAAACAAGGTCGTTTTAGACAAAATTTACTTGGTAAAAGGGTTGACTTTTCTGGTCGTTCTGTTATCGTTGTTGGTCCAAATTTAAGAATGGATCAATGTGGTCTTCCAAAAACAATGGCATTAGAGCTATTTAAGCCACATTTGATTGCTCGTTTACAAGAAAAGGGCTACGCAACTACAGTAAAACAGTCTAAGAAGATGATAGATGATAAAGTAAACGAAGTTTGGGAATGCTTAGAAGAGGTTGTTAAAGACTACCCTGTTATGCTAAACCGTGCACCAACACTTCACAAAATGTCGATTCAAGCTTTCCACCCAACTTTGGTTGAAGGTAAGGCTATCAGGCTTCATCCACTAGTTTGTGCTGCATTTAATGCCGACTTTGACGGCGATCAAATGGCGGTGCATGTGCCACTTTCTCAAGAGGCGATTGCAGAGTGCAAAGTGCTTATGCTAAGCTCGATGAATATCTTGCTTCCAGCAAGCGGTAAGGCAGTTTCTGTTCCTTCTCAAGATATGGTTTTAGGAATTTACTACCTATCTTTGGAAAAAGAAAACGCTAGAGGAACAAATAAAATTTTTGCTAGCGTTGAAGAGGTTATGATGGCGGTTGAGGCTAGATTTTTAGATGTTCACGCTAAAATAAAAACTATGGTAGAGGGAAGAACGATATTTACAACCGCTGGAAGATTGATAATAAAATCAATTATCCCAGATTTTATTCCAGATAATGTTTGGAATAAAATAATGAAGAAAAAGGATATAGCGAATTTGGTAGATCAAGTCTATAAAATCGGTGGTTTTGAAATAACTGCTAGATTTCTTGATAACCTTAAAAATTTAGGTTTTGAATCAGCGACTAAGGCTGGAATTTCTATATCTGTTGCTGATATAATCGTTCCAAAATCAAAACATAAATATATAGCCGAAGCAAAGAAAAAAGTTAGAGAGATTCAAAACCAGTATGGTATCGGACTTTTAACTGATTCTGAAAGATATAATAAAATCGTTGATATCTGGACAGATACAAGCGCTCAAGTTGCATCAGAGATGATGAAGCTTATTAAAAATGATAAAGATGGATTTAACTCGATTTATATGATGGCAGACTCTGGAGCTAGAGGTAGTTCAGCACAAATTCGTCAGCTTGCTGGTATGCGTGGACTTATGGCAAAACCTGATGGAAGTATTATCGAGACTCCTATTACATCAAATTTCCGCGAGGGACTAAATGTTTTAGAGTACTTTATCTCAACTCACGGCGCTAGAAAAGGTCTTGCAGATACAGCGTTAAAAACAGCAAATGCTGGATATCTAACAAGAAAGCTTATAGATGTTGCTCAAAATGTTAAAGTTACAATTCATGATTGTGGAACACATGAGGGTATTGAAATTTCTGAAATTACTGTAAATGGCGATTTGGTTGAAACGCTAGAAGATAGAATTACAGGAAGAGTTTTAAGTGATGATGTGATTGATCCTATTACAAATGAGATTTTATTTACTCAAGGGACTTTGATAGATGAAATAAAAGCAAAAGAGATTGTAGATGCTGGTATAAAATCAGTAAGCATACGAACTCCAATCACTTGTAAAGCGCCAAAAGGCGTATGTTCTAAATGTTATGGTATCAACCTAGGTGAAGGTAAACTTGTAAAACCGGGCGAGGCTGTTGGAATTATCTCAGCTCAATCAATCGGCGAGCCAGGAACTCAGCTAACGCTAAGAACATTCCACATCGGTGGAACCGCTTCTACCGAGCAACAAGATAGACAAATTGTCGCTAAAAAAGAGGGTTTTGTAAGATACTACAACTTAAGCACTTATGAAAATAAAGGCAAAAGAATAGTGTCAAATAGAAGAAATGCTGCTATTTTGATAGTTGAACCAAAGATTAAAGCGCCATTTACTGGAACTTTAAGCATCGAGATGGCTCACGAAGATATAATCTTAGTAGTAAAATCTAAAAAAGAAGAGGCTAGATATACTCTTAGAAAACACAACCTTGCCAAACCAAACGAGCTGGCTGGAGTTAGTGGTAAAATAGAGGGTAAATTCTACTTGCCATATGCAAATGAGCAAGAAGTTATCGAAAATGAGAGCATAGTTGAAGTTATAAAAGAGGGCTGGAATGTTCCAGGACGAATTCCTTATGCTAGCGAGATAAAGATTGCAGATGGAGAGCCAGTAAGTCAGATTATAAAATCAGGCGCTAAAGGTATACTTAAATTCTTTATTTTAAAAGGCGATTATTTAGAGAGATTAAAAGGTATCAAAAAAGGTCATATAGTCGATGAAAAAGGACTTTTTGTTGTTATAGCTGATGATATAGGAAGAGAAGCGATTCGTTATTATATACCAAGAAAATCAGTTATTCAGTTTAACGATAACGATAAGGTTGATACAAACTCAGTCATCGCAAAACCGGTAAATGATGAAAAAGAGGTTATCGCAGAGTGGGATCCTTACTCAACTCCGATTATATCTGAAGGCGCTGGAATTGTATCTTTTGAAGATATCGAGCCAGGATACAGTGCGACTGAACAATACGATGAAGCGACTGGACAGAGCCGTTTGGTTATAAACGAGTATCTATCTCAAGGTATAAAACCAACTATTAGCATAGCTACTGATGATGGAAAGTTGATAAAATACCAAATCGATCCAAAAACTGCGATTTTCGTAGCCGATGGACAAAGAGTAGAGCTAGCAGATACTTTGGCTAAGACTCCAAAAGCGGTTGCTAAGTCAAAAGATATCACCGGTGGTCTTCCAAGAGTTAGTGAGCTTTTTGAAGCGCGTCGTCCAAAAAATATAGCTGTTATCGCTGAAATCGATGGCATAGTTAGATTCGATAAACCACTTCGCTCAAAAGAGAGAATTATCATCGAATCAGCAAATGGCACAACAGCAGAGTATCTAATAGACAAAACTCGCCAAATTCAAGTAAGAGATGGAGAGTTTATTCACGCAGGCGAAAAGCTAACCGATGGACTTATAAGCAGCCATGATGTTTTAAGAATTCTTGGAGAAAAAGCGCTTCACTACTATTTGATAAGTGAGATTCAACAAGTTTACCGCTCACAAGGCGTTGCCATTAGCGATAAGCATATTGAAATTATCGTTTCTCAGATGCTTAGGCAGGTTAAAATTTTAGATAGCGGAAATACAAATTTCATAACTGGAGATCTTGTAAGTAGACGTAAATTTAGAGAAGAAAACGAGCGAATTATGCGAATCGGCGGTGAGCCAGCTATCGCAGAACCAGTTCTTCTTGGTGTTACAAGAGCAGCCATTGGAAGTGATAGTGTGATTTCAGCAGCATCTTTCCAAGAGACTACAAAGGTTCTAACCGAAGCTAGTATCTCTGGTAAATTTGACTATCTTGAAGATCTTAAAGAAAACGTAATTCTTGGTAGAATGATACCTGTTGGAACAGGTCTTTATAAAAACCAAAAAATCAAAATCAAAGCTCAAGAATAA
- a CDS encoding DoxX family protein: MLNKLHAPNLGLLLLRIALGACVIFHGIAKIKGGIGGVKGMLSGAGLPEFIGYGVYLGEFIAPIMIILGIFTRFASLILIGTCFTILYLAFSDNIFELLAKTGGLKAEIVYLYLGGAFCLLFSGGGKFVIKAD; the protein is encoded by the coding sequence ATGTTAAACAAACTTCATGCTCCAAATTTAGGGCTACTTTTACTCAGGATTGCGCTAGGTGCTTGTGTTATATTTCATGGAATAGCTAAAATCAAAGGTGGCATAGGTGGCGTTAAAGGTATGTTAAGTGGCGCTGGACTTCCAGAATTTATAGGATATGGAGTCTATCTTGGCGAATTTATAGCTCCGATAATGATAATTTTGGGTATCTTTACAAGATTTGCTTCACTTATTTTAATCGGTACTTGTTTTACCATCTTATACCTTGCATTTTCGGATAATATATTTGAGTTGCTCGCAAAAACCGGAGGACTTAAAGCAGAGATTGTTTATCTATATCTTGGTGGTGCTTTTTGCTTGTTGTTTAGTGGTGGTGGTAAATTTGTTATAAAAGCTGATTAA